Proteins found in one SAR324 cluster bacterium genomic segment:
- a CDS encoding phosphate/phosphite/phosphonate ABC transporter substrate-binding protein yields MKKISCFLLILLLWLANGSAWAQTYTIGIVPQQSASQLAKLWVPILEELEKELGFKLQFSTAKDIPTFEQRVFEGYYDFSYMNPYHYVVFSQKPGYRAFAREKDKLIQGILVVQEDSPIKDIEDLKQQQLAFPSPAAFAASVLPRASLTKQGIPFTPKYVKSHDSVYRSVAKGIFPAGGGIKRTFNSMPEDIRSELKVFWTTYGFTPHAFATHPRIPEEHVQQLQQAMIGLINKPQGASLLSGLNFKKGLRPAVDSDWDDVRSLNITLLDKYLK; encoded by the coding sequence ATGAAAAAGATAAGCTGTTTTTTGCTAATCCTACTACTTTGGCTGGCGAATGGGTCAGCTTGGGCGCAGACCTACACTATCGGAATTGTACCACAGCAGTCGGCAAGCCAACTGGCAAAGCTCTGGGTTCCAATTTTGGAGGAACTGGAGAAAGAGCTGGGATTCAAGTTGCAATTCAGCACAGCTAAGGACATACCAACTTTTGAACAGCGAGTGTTTGAGGGATATTATGATTTTTCATATATGAATCCATATCACTACGTGGTGTTCTCACAGAAGCCCGGATATAGAGCTTTCGCAAGAGAAAAAGATAAACTCATTCAGGGGATTCTAGTGGTACAAGAGGATTCTCCGATTAAAGATATCGAAGACTTAAAGCAGCAGCAATTGGCCTTTCCGTCGCCTGCAGCCTTCGCGGCCAGTGTGCTTCCAAGAGCAAGCTTGACCAAGCAAGGCATTCCATTCACGCCAAAGTATGTGAAATCTCACGATTCTGTCTATAGATCCGTGGCCAAGGGGATTTTTCCAGCTGGAGGGGGAATCAAGCGAACTTTCAATAGTATGCCAGAAGACATTCGCTCAGAGTTGAAAGTATTTTGGACCACCTATGGCTTCACTCCCCATGCGTTTGCCACCCATCCCAGGATTCCAGAGGAGCATGTTCAACAGTTGCAGCAGGCGATGATTGGACTGATCAACAAACCACAGGGTGCTAGTTTACTATCAGGGCTGAACTTCAAAAAGGGCTTGCGACCAGCGGTCGATTCTGACTGGGATGACGTTCGTTCACTGAACATTACCCTCTTGGATAAGTATCTCAAGTAA
- a CDS encoding methyl-accepting chemotaxis protein, whose product MSFRLKTILGIALIEALTLSILIWSSLHSLRTSHEQELLRSSHTAAELFASMTKDAAIAYDLATLESFVEDVLRNEGVVYARVIAQGQELAAGGDSALLLQEFQSDDGRSVDDLANSVFNVDAEIFESDVSLVRVELGFSTTKIEAAISAARNRTLIIAAVELLFAAILSFFFGIYLSGHLKRFQDASGRIAAGDWNHRIPVRGSDELQDTVVAFNQMAESMCQMAIQLNRVQQHLEHSSHQVQQESSILESTGRQLADRASDQAASLEEISSSTLELNAQASQNYELATRATKGSEQMSRQAQVSSEQMQRFSTTMEGLGSSIENVTQITSLIREIAAQTRMLAINASIEAARAGVHGAGFAVVAQEVQELAVQTSELAVEITKVVSTAEEKVNSGRRVLSDTRESLKEIFKTTQSVAEMMQMICKAAEEQSQGIRQVNQSLEALNQVTIENVRYSDINAKSSSQLSQQADELLEATRQLRLREGDSTEFSISESSATEEER is encoded by the coding sequence ATGTCTTTTCGACTCAAAACTATTCTCGGAATTGCGCTGATCGAAGCACTGACGCTCTCTATTCTAATTTGGAGTAGCTTGCACTCACTGCGCACGTCTCATGAGCAGGAATTGCTACGCTCTAGTCATACTGCGGCAGAACTGTTTGCCAGCATGACCAAAGATGCAGCGATTGCCTACGACTTGGCAACGTTAGAGAGTTTTGTGGAAGACGTACTGCGCAATGAAGGTGTCGTGTATGCGCGGGTCATTGCTCAAGGGCAGGAGTTGGCAGCTGGTGGGGATTCTGCTTTGCTGCTACAAGAGTTCCAATCTGATGATGGACGTAGTGTGGATGACTTGGCTAACAGTGTCTTCAATGTGGATGCAGAGATTTTTGAAAGTGATGTTTCGTTGGTGCGTGTGGAATTAGGTTTTTCCACTACCAAGATTGAGGCAGCAATCAGTGCGGCTCGGAATCGAACCCTAATAATTGCTGCTGTGGAATTATTGTTTGCAGCCATATTGTCCTTCTTTTTTGGTATTTATCTTTCTGGGCACCTTAAAAGATTTCAGGATGCCTCAGGGCGAATAGCTGCAGGAGACTGGAATCATCGCATTCCAGTACGGGGTAGCGATGAATTGCAAGATACAGTGGTTGCTTTTAACCAGATGGCTGAGTCTATGTGCCAAATGGCTATTCAACTAAACAGAGTCCAGCAGCACCTGGAACATTCCTCACATCAGGTGCAGCAGGAGTCCAGCATACTGGAGAGTACAGGTCGACAGTTAGCAGATCGAGCTTCAGATCAAGCAGCCTCCCTGGAGGAAATTAGCTCCTCAACTCTGGAACTGAATGCACAGGCCAGTCAAAACTATGAGCTAGCTACTAGGGCCACTAAAGGGAGTGAGCAGATGAGCCGCCAGGCACAGGTGAGCAGTGAACAGATGCAGCGCTTTTCTACCACAATGGAAGGGCTTGGATCTTCGATAGAGAACGTGACACAGATTACCTCGTTGATCCGTGAGATTGCTGCACAGACTCGCATGCTGGCAATCAACGCTTCAATTGAAGCAGCACGAGCTGGCGTACATGGAGCTGGTTTTGCGGTAGTAGCACAGGAGGTTCAAGAGCTAGCAGTACAGACATCAGAGCTAGCTGTAGAGATCACCAAGGTGGTTTCTACAGCTGAAGAGAAAGTGAATTCAGGTCGCAGAGTACTTAGTGATACCCGAGAATCATTGAAAGAGATTTTTAAGACAACACAGTCAGTAGCAGAGATGATGCAGATGATCTGTAAGGCTGCCGAGGAGCAGTCTCAGGGAATCCGTCAAGTCAATCAATCCTTGGAAGCGTTGAATCAAGTAACGATAGAGAACGTGCGTTATTCAGACATAAATGCGAAGTCTAGCTCGCAGTTGTCTCAGCAGGCAGACGAGTTACTGGAAGCAACACGTCAACTCCGTTTGCGGGAAGGAGATTCAACCGAATTTAGCATCTCAGAATCATCTGCAACAGAAGAAGAAAGATGA
- a CDS encoding heme NO-binding domain-containing protein: MYGLVNKAVESLVLSKFGQDTWAIIREKANISGPLISMKSYDDQVTYDLVGACVEVLELPLEDVLHTFGEYWVLDVAVVNYSNLMDANGMGFVEFVKNLDQMHSRIQMTFNNLNPPSFQCQELDAETIKISYFSERPGLTHFVVGLLSGLGKHFQEDINIEILATKADGAANDDFKVTHHPISNS; this comes from the coding sequence ATGTACGGTTTAGTGAACAAGGCAGTGGAAAGCTTGGTTTTGAGTAAATTTGGCCAAGATACATGGGCCATCATCCGTGAGAAGGCGAATATTAGTGGACCCCTCATTTCGATGAAATCCTATGATGATCAAGTGACTTATGATTTGGTCGGGGCTTGCGTTGAGGTCTTAGAACTGCCCCTTGAAGATGTACTCCACACGTTTGGTGAGTATTGGGTACTGGATGTGGCTGTTGTCAATTATTCGAACCTAATGGATGCCAACGGTATGGGCTTTGTGGAATTTGTAAAAAATCTAGATCAAATGCATTCCCGAATTCAAATGACCTTCAACAACCTGAATCCACCATCCTTTCAGTGCCAGGAACTCGACGCTGAAACCATCAAGATCTCCTACTTCTCAGAGCGACCAGGCCTCACTCATTTTGTAGTCGGGCTGCTTTCGGGACTTGGCAAGCACTTCCAGGAAGACATCAATATCGAAATCCTTGCTACCAAGGCAGATGGTGCAGCGAACGATGACTTCAAAGTAACCCATCATCCAATTAGCAACTCTTAA